AACGCCTTCCAACAAAATATTAGTGGAATCACGCAAAATATTTATTGCGTTATACACTATCATCAACGATATCCCTATGCTTAGCACAGGGTCTATGATATTAAGTTTTGTCATCCATATAACCACAGCACCCGCAACAACGCCAATTGACGATAAAAGATCGCCCATCACATGCCAGTACGCACTTTTTACATTAAGATCCTTCTCATCCCCGTGCTTATGCCCAAGCACCCGAACTACAATATAATTAATCACCATCCCGGCTACTGCAGCGATTGTCATAACTACGGGACGTATATCCTGAGGATTAAAAAACCGTTGATACGCTTCATAAATTATCCATAGAGAAAGAAAAATTAACGTACCGCTGTTTATCATTGCGACAAACACTTCCGCGCGATGCCACCCGTAAGTACGTTTTTCAGTAGGCGGGTATTGTGAAAGATACACCACAGCAAGGCTTAACGATAACGCGAAAAGGTCGGTAAATACATGCGCAGCATCAGCGATCAATGCAAGGCTATGCGACCAAATACCTGAAAATATTTCTATCACCAACGCAGCCGAGGTAAGGTATATAGCTATGCGAAACTTACGTATAACCGCGCTATCCTGCATAGAAGACATCGTGTTTACTTACCCTCTACCTTCTTTAATACCTGCCGTAATTCTTCCGCCTTTTCTTCAGGGGAAGACGGGTTACCATGCACCCACGCACCGGTTTCTGACCCGGCATTAAACTTCTGGGTTACCTGACTTCGTAACGGCGGATAAAATTCTATATGAAAATGATAATGCGTGTAGTTTTTACCGTCAACCGGTTCCTGATGCAAACACATCATATATGGGAACGGCATATTAAATAACGCGTCATACATTTTTACTACGGTACGGAACGTTATTGCCAGGTCATCAGTTTCTGCAGATGACATCTGTAAAATATTCTGGAAATGCCTCCCTGGCACGATCCATACCTGGTAAGGATACTCCGCAAAGTAAGGAATAAATACCGTGAAATACTTACTTTGCATAACCACACGGTCCTGGATTTCAGTTTCAGCTTTAACTAAATCGCAATGAATACAACTCTTATTTTTTTGGTGGTACCTTTTTGATTCACGAAGTTCTAACTCAACTTTTTTCGGGATAAACGGGTACGCATACACCTGCCCATGAGGATGAGGGATTGTCACCCCCACAACCTCCCCGCGGTTTTCGAAGATATACACGTACTTAACCTTTTTTTCATTCCCTAATTCCTGATACCTGTTCTTCCATAAGTTCATCAGGCTAAACATTTTATCGTCAGTAAACGACCCGATATGCGATTGATGTTCAGAAGAGTAAAGTATTACTTCGCACTTACCGTACGACCTTGCAGTTTTAACTATTTTTGCAAGCCCAGCGTTTTTTATATCCTTAACCTTTGGAGGATCCAACCGCAAGATCGGGAAATCGTTGTTATACATCATAACATCATACTTTTGCGGCACTTTCCCTGAACCAGGACAGAACGGGCAGTAATCTTTAGGTAAGAGCGGCCGTTTTTGCCGTGAAGACGCATACATCACCCACCACCCGAGAAAAGGATTCCAGCGTAGTTCGTATATACCACTGTTCACTGGCTTGTTTTCGTTATCAACCATAACATCCTCCTGTTATTGTTATTATAACAAAAAACAAAAATAAAAAAATGTTTTACGGGATTAGTGTATAAATAATTAACTAGCTTACTAAGTTCCGGGGCGTTTATAATTATCGTCGTGCAACAATGCCATTCTCTTGCATTTAGAACATTTTATGTGGAACACCTGTGTGCGGTCAGTAAGTACGGGTTCAACTTTTTTCTCAGCATTAAACTCAGCAACTTTTTCATTCTCCAAAGCAGACGCAACCACAGGATAGTTACCATACGCCAGCGGGCCAAGTTTTTTGTAAACGTACAACATCTGCATCTTTGTACCTATAACTGCCCCGCAACTGTCGCAGGTTAGCA
The sequence above is a segment of the Elusimicrobiota bacterium genome. Coding sequences within it:
- the galT gene encoding galactose-1-phosphate uridylyltransferase, giving the protein MVDNENKPVNSGIYELRWNPFLGWWVMYASSRQKRPLLPKDYCPFCPGSGKVPQKYDVMMYNNDFPILRLDPPKVKDIKNAGLAKIVKTARSYGKCEVILYSSEHQSHIGSFTDDKMFSLMNLWKNRYQELGNEKKVKYVYIFENRGEVVGVTIPHPHGQVYAYPFIPKKVELELRESKRYHQKNKSCIHCDLVKAETEIQDRVVMQSKYFTVFIPYFAEYPYQVWIVPGRHFQNILQMSSAETDDLAITFRTVVKMYDALFNMPFPYMMCLHQEPVDGKNYTHYHFHIEFYPPLRSQVTQKFNAGSETGAWVHGNPSSPEEKAEELRQVLKKVEGK
- a CDS encoding cation diffusion facilitator family transporter; translated protein: MSSMQDSAVIRKFRIAIYLTSAALVIEIFSGIWSHSLALIADAAHVFTDLFALSLSLAVVYLSQYPPTEKRTYGWHRAEVFVAMINSGTLIFLSLWIIYEAYQRFFNPQDIRPVVMTIAAVAGMVINYIVVRVLGHKHGDEKDLNVKSAYWHVMGDLLSSIGVVAGAVVIWMTKLNIIDPVLSIGISLMIVYNAINILRDSTNILLEGVPRGMKVESIAEDIRKVKEIVNVHDIHVWAICSHITSLSCHIELDEGEHKKSADVVALVIGILKEKYGITHTTIQTECGEMSCKLEEVITNDLEHKGDEHDDED